The following are encoded together in the Daucus carota subsp. sativus chromosome 5, DH1 v3.0, whole genome shotgun sequence genome:
- the LOC108220197 gene encoding steroid 5-alpha-reductase DET2-like: MVMEMLNSIIYPPQPSLILTIISAIEVLVLCNAGFMETKGTHMQYSKFWSSSTTANGSDDRRISSRVGMLIFYTPALFAGVLGLILFPGESLRFYLVAASLVVHFLKRDIEVLFVHKFSGSSSLDHSIIIATSYFVITAGTIYGQYLSRGLPEPSTDLTFAGVAIFLIGITGNFYHHYILSNLRKEGEKQYKIPRGGLFGLVICPHYAFELLGFVGICLISQTIYPFLFLLGMSGYLVGRSYATKKWYISKFEDFPKDVKALIPFVF; this comes from the exons ATGGTCATGGAGATGTTGAATAGTATAATATACCCACCCCAACCATCTTTAATACTTACAATAATATCAGCTATCGAAGTTTTGGTACTCTGCAACGCCGGTTTTATGGAAACTAAAGGAACCCATATGCAGTATTCTAAGTTCTGGTCTTCTTCCACTACTGCTAATGGCTCTGATGATCGCAGAATTTCTAGTCGTGTTGGCATGCTTATTTTCTATACTCCGGCGCTTTTCGCCGGAGTTTTGGGTCTGATTCTTTTTCCCGGCGAGAGTTTGAGGTTTTATTTGGTGGCTGCTTCACTTGTTGTCCATTTTCTCAAGAGGGATATTGAG GTTCTGTTCGTTCACAAGTTCAGCGGCAGCAGCTCTCTTGATCATTCAATTATCATTGCTACATCATATTTCGTCATTACAGCAGGCACAATCTATGGCCAATACCTGAGCCGAGGGCTGCCTGAGCCGTCGACTGACTTGACATTTGCTGGTGTTGCCATATTCCTGATAGGAATTACTGGTAATTTCTACCATCATTACATTCTTTCTAATCTACGAAAGGAGGGTGAGAAACAGTACAAGATTCCTCGAGGGGGTCTATTTGGTCTAGTGATATGTCCACATTATGCATTTGAGCTTCTGGGTTTCGTGGGCATATGTTTGATCTCTCAAACCATATATCCATTTCTCTTCTTGTTGGGCATGAGTGGTTACCTTGTGGGAAGGAGCTATGCCACGAAGAAATGGTACATTTCCAAATTTGAAGACTTCCCGAAGGATGTCAAGGCTCtgattccttttgttttctaG
- the LOC108220195 gene encoding uncharacterized protein LOC108220195 isoform X2: MTLIESEDGGEDSFLKQFDPGKWPDDNDENSAWLYSCNASSPSSCLSYGVEDCEGSLQSISENPELLPNKAAFLFDGSRVSPVEETLIALNGNLSKNETIVQEDLEGGETLTWMITPIRNDFSDSSTCSNLSDSFLSMSLEDSSTSDDSSSQFSIDLDSPCLSRDDRTGFSLSLINLNGQDSDWFSDTQSEIDLIHSDFPSPSYKKSWGFNFHSSGSSVSTAINMKKPKSKSTKSCFDENLDAFDLADFSPDTPLFWPTNEKSDWSSDVTLDFLMMSPPKYEHKLLHSTGSSHGSFRFRVHQGRKMEMGKDSRRRLVFGSGSKSSNSFEFNCRNGQREVRRRSTMPLTFIKSRKCPAKTPLQRKADSLLKKSAGLSKEDFILSLEVTVETMVGLKEFDGHEGIESEFNKDDFSLDEDL, encoded by the coding sequence ATGACACTGATAGAATCTGAAGACGGTGGAGAAGATAGCTTTTTGAAGCAGTTTGATCCAGGGAAATGGCCtgatgacaatgatgaaaaCTCAGCGTGGTTATATTCTTGCAATGCATCTTCTCCTTCATCCTGTTTATCATATGGAGTTGAAGATTGTGAAGGTTCTTTGCAATCAATATCAGAAAATCCAGAACTTCTGCCAAATAAAGCTGCCTTTTTGTTTGATGGTTCAAGAGTTAGTCCTGTGGAAGAGACTTTGATTGCTCTTAATGGAAATCTATCAAAAAACGAAACTATAGTGCAGGAAGACTTGGAAGGAGGTGAAACACTAACGTGGATGATAACTCCAATTAGGAATGACTTCTCAGATTCCTCAACATGTTCTAATCTTTCGGACTCCTTTTTGAGTATGTCCTTGGAGGATTCCAGCACTTCAGATGATTCTTCCTCTCAGTTCAGCATTGATCTCGATTCCCCTTGTCTTTCCCGTGATGATAGAACAGGTTTCTCACTTtccttaattaatcttaatggTCAAGATTCTGATTGGTTTTCAGATACTCAATCAGAAATAGACTTGATACATTCTGATTTCCCTAGCCCTTCATACAAGAAAAGTTGGGgttttaattttcattcctcTGGTTCTAGTGTTTCAACAGCCATCAACATGAAAAAACCTAAATCCAAGtctacaaaaagttgctttgatgAAAATTTAGATGCCTTCGATTTAGCAGATTTCAGTCCTGATACTCCACTTTTCTGGCCAACGAATGAGAAGTCTGACTGGAGTTCGGATGTCACATTAGACTTCTTAATGATGTCGCCTCCAAAGTATGAGCACAAGCTTTTACATTCTACAGGGAGCTCACATGGATCATTTAGATTTAGAGTCCACCAGGGCAGAAAAATGGAGATGGGGAAAGATTCGAGAAGAAGGCTCGTTTTCGGGTCAGGATCAAAGTCATCTAATTCTTTTGAGTTCAACTGCAGAAATGGTCAAAGGGAAGTTAGAAGAAGAAGCACGATGCCTTTAACGTTTATCAAATCAAGGAAATGTCCGGCTAAAACACCTCTTCAAAGAAAAGCTGATAGTTTGCTCAAGAAATCAGCTGGATTGTCTAAGGAAGACTTCATTTTGAGCCTAGAAGTAACAGTTGAAACAATGGTGGGCCTTAAAGAATTTGATGGTCATGAGGGAATTGAGTCGGAGTTTAATAAGGATGACTTCTCCTTGGACGAGGATCTTTGA
- the LOC108220195 gene encoding uncharacterized protein LOC108220195 isoform X1 has product MDMLSESIVEIPERARSPQKLDTVCESRKMTLIESEDGGEDSFLKQFDPGKWPDDNDENSAWLYSCNASSPSSCLSYGVEDCEGSLQSISENPELLPNKAAFLFDGSRVSPVEETLIALNGNLSKNETIVQEDLEGGETLTWMITPIRNDFSDSSTCSNLSDSFLSMSLEDSSTSDDSSSQFSIDLDSPCLSRDDRTGFSLSLINLNGQDSDWFSDTQSEIDLIHSDFPSPSYKKSWGFNFHSSGSSVSTAINMKKPKSKSTKSCFDENLDAFDLADFSPDTPLFWPTNEKSDWSSDVTLDFLMMSPPKYEHKLLHSTGSSHGSFRFRVHQGRKMEMGKDSRRRLVFGSGSKSSNSFEFNCRNGQREVRRRSTMPLTFIKSRKCPAKTPLQRKADSLLKKSAGLSKEDFILSLEVTVETMVGLKEFDGHEGIESEFNKDDFSLDEDL; this is encoded by the coding sequence TATTGTAGAAATTCCTGAAAGAGCGAGGTCTCCTCAAAAGTTAGATACTGTGTGTGAATCGAGAAAGATGACACTGATAGAATCTGAAGACGGTGGAGAAGATAGCTTTTTGAAGCAGTTTGATCCAGGGAAATGGCCtgatgacaatgatgaaaaCTCAGCGTGGTTATATTCTTGCAATGCATCTTCTCCTTCATCCTGTTTATCATATGGAGTTGAAGATTGTGAAGGTTCTTTGCAATCAATATCAGAAAATCCAGAACTTCTGCCAAATAAAGCTGCCTTTTTGTTTGATGGTTCAAGAGTTAGTCCTGTGGAAGAGACTTTGATTGCTCTTAATGGAAATCTATCAAAAAACGAAACTATAGTGCAGGAAGACTTGGAAGGAGGTGAAACACTAACGTGGATGATAACTCCAATTAGGAATGACTTCTCAGATTCCTCAACATGTTCTAATCTTTCGGACTCCTTTTTGAGTATGTCCTTGGAGGATTCCAGCACTTCAGATGATTCTTCCTCTCAGTTCAGCATTGATCTCGATTCCCCTTGTCTTTCCCGTGATGATAGAACAGGTTTCTCACTTtccttaattaatcttaatggTCAAGATTCTGATTGGTTTTCAGATACTCAATCAGAAATAGACTTGATACATTCTGATTTCCCTAGCCCTTCATACAAGAAAAGTTGGGgttttaattttcattcctcTGGTTCTAGTGTTTCAACAGCCATCAACATGAAAAAACCTAAATCCAAGtctacaaaaagttgctttgatgAAAATTTAGATGCCTTCGATTTAGCAGATTTCAGTCCTGATACTCCACTTTTCTGGCCAACGAATGAGAAGTCTGACTGGAGTTCGGATGTCACATTAGACTTCTTAATGATGTCGCCTCCAAAGTATGAGCACAAGCTTTTACATTCTACAGGGAGCTCACATGGATCATTTAGATTTAGAGTCCACCAGGGCAGAAAAATGGAGATGGGGAAAGATTCGAGAAGAAGGCTCGTTTTCGGGTCAGGATCAAAGTCATCTAATTCTTTTGAGTTCAACTGCAGAAATGGTCAAAGGGAAGTTAGAAGAAGAAGCACGATGCCTTTAACGTTTATCAAATCAAGGAAATGTCCGGCTAAAACACCTCTTCAAAGAAAAGCTGATAGTTTGCTCAAGAAATCAGCTGGATTGTCTAAGGAAGACTTCATTTTGAGCCTAGAAGTAACAGTTGAAACAATGGTGGGCCTTAAAGAATTTGATGGTCATGAGGGAATTGAGTCGGAGTTTAATAAGGATGACTTCTCCTTGGACGAGGATCTTTGA